The Juglans microcarpa x Juglans regia isolate MS1-56 chromosome 2S, Jm3101_v1.0, whole genome shotgun sequence genome has a window encoding:
- the LOC121251500 gene encoding UPF0481 protein At3g47200-like isoform X2 yields MGQSHGTYFQRNDQNASADQGEHLVIRIKQLLESSRRPLRPGECCIYTVPHHLRKLNEEAYTPQVISIGPFHHGNEKLQNILEEYKVRYLEDFMGRAQTNLENLVRIVKGLEERIRQCYAETIELDSDEFVKMILLDAAFIIEYFLRDMFPVQWTDEDRTVIKPWITARMKLDFLLLENQLPFFILEDLYQLVLVTHRIYRPFIEVAFLYFRFLNTQDKSSESDEFNGIIHFVDLIRIFYLPPPGTLSERHELDSGVEKIYCATQLAEAGLTFKKSGSKCYLDLKYHKGGELEIPRFTIDNTTEILARNLMALEQCHYPTEAYVTDYFLLLDFLVDTGKDVALLAQKKILVNGMGDDNATFINNLGTNVQFSSMSPEYHRLCRDIVEFHDSNWNRWKAILKRDYLSTPWRVVATIAAILVLAFTLTQAICSIISVLPSKRRNL; encoded by the coding sequence ATGGGGCAATCACATGGTACATATTTTCAACGAAATGATCAAAATGCTTCAGCAGATCAAGGGGAACATTTGGTAATTAGAATAAAACAACTGTTAGAAAGTTCGAGGCGTCCCTTACGGCCAGGAGAATGTTGTATCTACACGGTTCCACATCACTTGCGCAAATTGAATGAAGAAGCCTACACTCCACAAGTTATTTCCATAGGCCCCTTTCACCATGGCAACGAAAAATTGCAAAATATCCTGGAAGAGTATAAAGTGAGATATCTCGAGGATTTTATGGGACGAGCCCAAACAAACCTGGAGAATTTAGTAAGAATTGTAAAAGGCTTAGAAGAAAGAATTCGTCAATGTTATGCAGAAACCATCGAACTTGACAGCGATGAGTTTGTGAAGATGATACTCCTTGATGCAGCCTTCATTATTGAGTATTTCTTGAGAGACATGTTCCCAGTGCAATGGACAGATGAGGATAGAACAGTTATAAAGCCGTGGATAACTGCTAGGATGAAGCTGGACTTCCTGTTACTTGAAAATCAACTTCCTTTCTTTATTCTTGAGGATTTATATCAGCTTGTTTTGGTTACTCATAGAATTTACCGTCCCTTTATTGAGGTTGCCTTTCTCTACTTTCGCTTTCTCAACACTCAAGATAAGTCTTCTGAATCCGATGAGTTCAATGGAATAATTCATTTTGTTGATTTGATCAGAATCTTTTATCTACCTCCACCCGGAACTCTATCAGAAAGACATGAACTTGACAGTGGGGTTGAGAAAATATACTGTGCAACGCAGCTGGCTGAGGCAGGATTGACCTTTAAGAAGAGTGGAAGCAAGTGCTACCTTGACTTAAAATATCATAAAGGCGGAGAGTTGGAAATCCCGCGCTTTACCATTGACAATACCACGGAGATACTTGCTCGAAACCTCATGGCTTTGGAGCAATGTCACTATCCAACAGAAGCATATGTTACTGATTATTTTCTCTTGTTGGATTTCCTTGTTGATACAGGCAAAGATGTGGCTTTACTTGCTCAAAAGAAGATCCTTGTTAATGGGATGGGTGACGACAATGCAACTTTTATCAATAATCTAGGCACAAATGTCCAATTCTCATCCATGAGCCCTGAGTATCACCGTCTTTGTAGAGATATAGTTGAGTTCCATGATAGCAATTGGAATCGTTGGAAGGCTATCTTGAAACGTGATTATTTAAGCACTCCTTGGAGAGTGGTTGCCACCATTGCTGCTATTCTCGTGTTGGCGTTCACTTTAACGCAAGCTATATGCTCTATTATCTCAGTGTTACCATCAAAGAGGAGGAATCTGTAA
- the LOC121251500 gene encoding UPF0481 protein At3g47200-like isoform X1, with translation MRRYQSTPFPLTSAGRKLSQFFIRAAGSIISSSHSGFNFLREVCRYMGQSHGTYFQRNDQNASADQGEHLVIRIKQLLESSRRPLRPGECCIYTVPHHLRKLNEEAYTPQVISIGPFHHGNEKLQNILEEYKVRYLEDFMGRAQTNLENLVRIVKGLEERIRQCYAETIELDSDEFVKMILLDAAFIIEYFLRDMFPVQWTDEDRTVIKPWITARMKLDFLLLENQLPFFILEDLYQLVLVTHRIYRPFIEVAFLYFRFLNTQDKSSESDEFNGIIHFVDLIRIFYLPPPGTLSERHELDSGVEKIYCATQLAEAGLTFKKSGSKCYLDLKYHKGGELEIPRFTIDNTTEILARNLMALEQCHYPTEAYVTDYFLLLDFLVDTGKDVALLAQKKILVNGMGDDNATFINNLGTNVQFSSMSPEYHRLCRDIVEFHDSNWNRWKAILKRDYLSTPWRVVATIAAILVLAFTLTQAICSIISVLPSKRRNL, from the exons ATGAGGCGGTATCAATCAACACCATTTCCCTTAACGTCGGCAGGACGGAAGCTTTCACAGTTTTTCATACGAGCCGCAGGTTCAATCATCTCTTCCTCTCACTCT gggtttaattttttaagggaAGTTTGTAGATATATGGGGCAATCACATGGTACATATTTTCAACGAAATGATCAAAATGCTTCAGCAGATCAAGGGGAACATTTGGTAATTAGAATAAAACAACTGTTAGAAAGTTCGAGGCGTCCCTTACGGCCAGGAGAATGTTGTATCTACACGGTTCCACATCACTTGCGCAAATTGAATGAAGAAGCCTACACTCCACAAGTTATTTCCATAGGCCCCTTTCACCATGGCAACGAAAAATTGCAAAATATCCTGGAAGAGTATAAAGTGAGATATCTCGAGGATTTTATGGGACGAGCCCAAACAAACCTGGAGAATTTAGTAAGAATTGTAAAAGGCTTAGAAGAAAGAATTCGTCAATGTTATGCAGAAACCATCGAACTTGACAGCGATGAGTTTGTGAAGATGATACTCCTTGATGCAGCCTTCATTATTGAGTATTTCTTGAGAGACATGTTCCCAGTGCAATGGACAGATGAGGATAGAACAGTTATAAAGCCGTGGATAACTGCTAGGATGAAGCTGGACTTCCTGTTACTTGAAAATCAACTTCCTTTCTTTATTCTTGAGGATTTATATCAGCTTGTTTTGGTTACTCATAGAATTTACCGTCCCTTTATTGAGGTTGCCTTTCTCTACTTTCGCTTTCTCAACACTCAAGATAAGTCTTCTGAATCCGATGAGTTCAATGGAATAATTCATTTTGTTGATTTGATCAGAATCTTTTATCTACCTCCACCCGGAACTCTATCAGAAAGACATGAACTTGACAGTGGGGTTGAGAAAATATACTGTGCAACGCAGCTGGCTGAGGCAGGATTGACCTTTAAGAAGAGTGGAAGCAAGTGCTACCTTGACTTAAAATATCATAAAGGCGGAGAGTTGGAAATCCCGCGCTTTACCATTGACAATACCACGGAGATACTTGCTCGAAACCTCATGGCTTTGGAGCAATGTCACTATCCAACAGAAGCATATGTTACTGATTATTTTCTCTTGTTGGATTTCCTTGTTGATACAGGCAAAGATGTGGCTTTACTTGCTCAAAAGAAGATCCTTGTTAATGGGATGGGTGACGACAATGCAACTTTTATCAATAATCTAGGCACAAATGTCCAATTCTCATCCATGAGCCCTGAGTATCACCGTCTTTGTAGAGATATAGTTGAGTTCCATGATAGCAATTGGAATCGTTGGAAGGCTATCTTGAAACGTGATTATTTAAGCACTCCTTGGAGAGTGGTTGCCACCATTGCTGCTATTCTCGTGTTGGCGTTCACTTTAACGCAAGCTATATGCTCTATTATCTCAGTGTTACCATCAAAGAGGAGGAATCTGTAA
- the LOC121253514 gene encoding uncharacterized protein LOC121253514, with translation MAEELSKLWEGFNLTDIEKEVVNFSAEDISRAEERAKKCLLICILMDKNLNKEAFKTTMSKIWNPEGAVSFTKVGYHKFLVELQKAMDIERVKKGTPWSFHKNLIYFKEFDSKIPLSEVVFTHEPFWLQLHGLPPAAMIKKGGERISSAVGDVLNIEVDEDGIGWGKFLRIRVMMDITKPLPRGKMIKVDGKQRWIEFKYERLPLFYFPCGAIQHDSSFCARGNSKIIDKREAQSQYGQWLRATGMNLMGNGGKGRGFRLPVNFQNSERDAGRKDSLINNGTQAYQQENSTAVEQGNQPHIEQTSLVSKGKGKRKGKEGMENIPNNIKDYSEGQLIIPLEKVQQVFFNQTDLNVNPKENLVEKTDFYSLDTNCDYPMIISTQPEILTTKPSSWKRRARENKAQTTEGIDSDNNSRRKIRGRKRDTEQLEQES, from the coding sequence ATGGCAGAGGAATTATCTAAGCTATGGGAGGGTTTCAACTTAACAGACATAGAGAAGGAAGTGGTGAATTTTTCTGCAGAAGATATAAGTCGAGCTGAAGAAAGAGCCAAGAAATGTCTTCTGATATGTATTCTAATGGACAAAAACCTTAACAAAGAGGCATTCAAAACTACTATGTCAAAAATTTGGAACCCTGAAGGAGCTGTGAGTTTTACTAAAGTGGGATATCACAAATTCTTGGTGGAACTTCAAAAAGCAATGGATATTGAACGAGTAAAGAAAGGAACACCTTGGTCCTTTCATAAAAACTTAATCTATTTCAAAGAATTCGACAGTAAAATCCCACTAAGTGAAGTTGTTTTTACTCATGAACCATTTTGGCTTCAATTACATGGCCTGCCTCCTGCAGCCATGATTAAGAAGGGTGGGGAAAGAATTAGCTCAGCAGTTGGAGATGTCTTGAATATAGAAGTTGATGAGGATGGTATAGGGTGGGGAAAGTTCCTCAGAATCAGAGTGATGATGGATATTACAAAGCCTCTTCCTCGAGGGAAAATGATCAAAGTGGATGGCAAGCAAAGATGGATTGAATTCAAGTATGAGAGATTACCCCTTTTCTATTTTCCCTGTGGAGCAATTCAACATGATAGTAGCTTTTGTGCACGaggaaattctaaaataatagacAAAAGAGAAGCCCAATCCCAATATGGCCAATGGTTGAGGGCCACAGGAATGAATTTAATGGGAAATGGTGGTAAAGGAAGGGGATTTAGATTACCtgttaattttcaaaattctgaaAGAGATGCAGGTAGGAAAGACTCCTTAATTAATAACGGAACTCAGGCATATCAGCAGGAGAATTCAACTGCTGTAGAGCAAGGTAATCAACCTCATATTGAACAGACATCTTTAGtatcaaaaggaaaaggaaaacgaaaaggaaaagaggGGATGGAGAACATACCCAACAATATAAAGGATTATAGTGAAGGCCAACTGATAATACCACTAGAGAAGGTGCAGCAGGTATTCTTTAATCAAACAGATCTTAATGTTAACCCCAAGGAAAATCTAGTAGAAAAAACTGATTTCTATTCCCTAGATACCAATTGTGACTATCCTATGATAATCTCTACTCAACCTGAGATTTTAACAACAAAACCATCAAGCTGGAAGAGAAGGGCCAGAGAAAACAAAGCACAAACAACAGAGGGGATAGACAGTGACAACAATAgcagaagaaaaataagaggaagaaaaagagacaCAGAGCAATTAGAACAAGAAAGTTAG